One genomic segment of Streptococcus salivarius includes these proteins:
- a CDS encoding P-II family nitrogen regulator — MKKVEAIIRSDKLEDLKNALTGSGLAKGMTVSQVLGYGNQRGFAEFVRGQRIVPTLLAKVKVEIVVKDMAVDEVVDAIRSAVATGEVGDGKIFIVPIDDVIRIRTGERGGDAI, encoded by the coding sequence ATGAAAAAAGTAGAAGCGATTATTCGTTCGGATAAATTGGAAGATTTGAAAAATGCCTTGACTGGTAGTGGCTTGGCTAAGGGGATGACTGTAAGTCAAGTTCTAGGTTATGGTAATCAACGTGGCTTTGCAGAGTTTGTTCGTGGACAGCGCATTGTTCCTACCTTATTAGCTAAGGTTAAGGTTGAAATTGTAGTTAAGGATATGGCGGTTGACGAAGTTGTTGATGCCATTCGGAGCGCCGTGGCGACAGGAGAAGTTGGTGATGGGAAGATTTTTATTGTTCCTATTGATGATGTTATCCGTATTCGTACAGGCGAACGTGGTGGAGACGCCATTTAA
- a CDS encoding ammonium transporter gives MDTGSSAFILICSAMVCLMTPALAFFYGGLGRRKNVINTMMMSVLPLAIASLLWIVAGYSLSFGGHGNIFGNFSHLFLNGVSETASSRGLTIPDMLFAAFQMMFSIICVAILTGSVVGRMRFTPLAIFVVFWLLLVYYPFAHMVWDEGLLAKWGTIDFAGGDVVHITSGVSALVLAIVVGKRRDFGILEHRPHNVPFVLLGAGLLWFGWFGFNAGSALAANGLAVHALVTTHVSAAAAMFSWLAIEKHVTGHPSLVGGSTGLVAGLVAITPGAGFVSIWSAILIGLMVSPICFYAISVLKKRFAYDDALDAFGCHGVGGIFGGLATAIFTTPDLALDKANIGLIYGKAHLFIVTILAIIFTAIWSALVTYGIIKVIAHYMPLRVSDRDEAIGLDDCEHKETAYPTFMGLDS, from the coding sequence ATGGATACAGGTAGCAGTGCCTTTATATTGATTTGTTCAGCCATGGTTTGTTTGATGACACCGGCCTTGGCCTTCTTCTATGGTGGGCTTGGACGTCGTAAGAATGTTATCAATACCATGATGATGTCTGTTCTTCCCTTAGCTATAGCTTCCCTCTTGTGGATTGTTGCTGGCTACTCGCTTTCTTTTGGCGGTCATGGGAATATCTTCGGTAATTTCAGTCACCTTTTTTTAAATGGCGTGTCTGAAACTGCCTCAAGTCGTGGTCTAACCATTCCTGATATGCTGTTTGCTGCTTTTCAGATGATGTTTTCGATTATCTGTGTGGCGATTTTGACGGGTTCAGTAGTAGGAAGGATGCGCTTTACACCTTTAGCCATCTTTGTTGTCTTTTGGTTACTTCTTGTCTACTATCCATTTGCACATATGGTTTGGGACGAAGGGCTCCTTGCTAAATGGGGGACAATTGACTTCGCAGGTGGTGATGTGGTTCATATTACCTCGGGGGTATCGGCCTTGGTTTTGGCAATCGTTGTTGGTAAACGTCGTGATTTTGGCATTTTAGAACACCGTCCTCATAATGTTCCTTTTGTCCTATTGGGAGCGGGTCTCTTATGGTTTGGCTGGTTTGGCTTTAATGCAGGATCAGCCTTGGCTGCTAATGGCTTGGCAGTGCACGCGCTAGTAACCACCCATGTTTCAGCTGCTGCAGCCATGTTTTCATGGTTGGCAATTGAAAAACATGTCACAGGACATCCATCCTTGGTTGGTGGTTCAACCGGTTTGGTGGCAGGACTGGTTGCAATCACACCTGGAGCAGGTTTTGTTTCAATTTGGAGCGCTATTCTAATTGGTCTTATGGTTAGTCCGATTTGTTTCTATGCTATTTCTGTCTTGAAGAAACGTTTTGCCTATGATGATGCTTTGGATGCTTTTGGTTGCCACGGCGTTGGAGGAATCTTTGGTGGTTTGGCTACCGCGATTTTTACGACACCGGATTTAGCCCTAGATAAGGCCAATATTGGCTTGATTTATGGAAAGGCCCATCTCTTTATTGTGACCATTTTAGCTATTATCTTTACAGCTATTTGGTCTGCTCTTGTGACCTATGGTATTATTAAAGTAATTGCTCATTATATGCCTTTGCGTGTTAGTGACCGTGATGAAGCTATTGGTCTTGATGACTGTGAACACAAAGAGACAGCCTATCCAACCTTTATGGGCTTAGATTCGTAG
- the rsmI gene encoding 16S rRNA (cytidine(1402)-2'-O)-methyltransferase encodes MQVQKSFKGQSSYGTLYLVPTPIGNLQDMTFRSVQILKEVDLICAEDTRNTGLLLKHFEIETKQYSFHEHNAYEKIPDLLERLKSGLSLAQVSDAGMPSISDPGHDLVKAAIAENIPVVALPGASAGITALIASGLAPQPHIFYGFLPRKKGQQIDFFKEKVSYPETQIFYESPYRVADTLENIHEVYGNRQVTLVRELTKLYEEYQRGSISEILDYIASNPLKGECLLIVAGASENNREENLTSDVTPVEAVEALIASGMKPNQAIKTVAKERKINRQELYNLFHGV; translated from the coding sequence ATGCAGGTTCAAAAGAGTTTTAAGGGGCAATCTAGTTACGGTACCCTCTATCTGGTTCCTACTCCTATTGGAAATTTGCAGGATATGACTTTTCGTAGTGTGCAAATCCTGAAAGAGGTGGATCTTATTTGTGCGGAGGACACGCGCAATACGGGTCTCTTGCTCAAGCATTTTGAGATTGAAACCAAGCAGTATTCTTTCCATGAGCACAATGCCTATGAGAAAATTCCAGATTTACTGGAGCGCTTGAAATCAGGTCTTTCTTTGGCTCAGGTTTCTGATGCTGGTATGCCTTCCATTTCGGATCCTGGGCATGATTTGGTCAAAGCCGCCATTGCTGAGAATATTCCTGTGGTGGCCTTACCGGGAGCATCAGCTGGTATTACAGCCTTGATTGCTAGTGGTTTAGCACCCCAACCTCATATTTTTTATGGCTTCCTGCCTCGTAAAAAGGGACAGCAGATTGATTTCTTCAAGGAAAAAGTATCTTATCCTGAGACACAGATTTTTTACGAGTCACCATACCGTGTGGCGGATACCCTTGAAAATATTCATGAGGTCTATGGCAATCGTCAAGTAACGCTAGTTCGAGAATTAACCAAGCTTTATGAAGAGTACCAGCGAGGGTCAATTTCAGAAATTTTAGATTATATTGCTAGTAATCCTCTCAAGGGAGAATGTTTACTGATTGTGGCTGGAGCTTCTGAAAATAATAGGGAAGAAAATCTAACATCAGATGTTACGCCAGTAGAGGCTGTTGAAGCTTTAATTGCTTCTGGCATGAAACCTAATCAGGCTATAAAAACCGTTGCTAAAGAGCGAAAAATAAACAGACAAGAGCTTTATAACCTTTTCCATGGGGTTTAA
- the yabA gene encoding DNA replication initiation control protein YabA, giving the protein MEKRELYDKFEELSQNLMSMLAEVEAIKANFSGILDENTALKLENDKLREHLSQVVQEETGTKMSHGKVNLEAIYDDGFHICPDFYGQRRDNNEACGFCAELLYGD; this is encoded by the coding sequence ATGGAAAAGCGTGAATTGTATGATAAATTCGAGGAATTATCACAAAATTTGATGTCGATGTTGGCAGAAGTGGAAGCAATTAAGGCGAACTTCTCAGGGATTCTTGATGAAAATACGGCCCTCAAGTTGGAAAATGACAAGTTGCGTGAGCACTTGAGTCAAGTGGTTCAAGAGGAGACAGGAACTAAAATGTCTCATGGTAAGGTGAACCTCGAGGCTATTTACGATGATGGATTCCATATTTGTCCAGATTTCTACGGCCAACGTCGTGACAATAATGAAGCTTGCGGCTTCTGTGCAGAATTGTTGTACGGAGACTAA
- the ricT gene encoding regulatory iron-sulfur-containing complex subunit RicT has product MTEVIGIKFEETGAVEYVVPDKNYAKDDFVVVLEKKDKRLAQVVMENTDFPELSLPADLNRVEGLAGEKDFARYEENLLKAEKSMGVVAELIAQNQLDMKVVDIVFPLNNSYVLISFVAEKRVDFRQLLKDLASYFKTRIELRQISSREESKIYGGLGPCGRALCCSSFLGEFPPVSIKMAKNQSLSLNSGKMNGVCGRLMCCLSYEDDFYRDSKASYPDLGDEIETKDGTGQVVAIDVIAGTIKVLFEKGRAPLTYGVEEVQLNGKA; this is encoded by the coding sequence ATGACAGAAGTCATTGGAATAAAATTTGAAGAAACTGGAGCAGTAGAATACGTTGTTCCTGATAAAAATTACGCCAAAGATGACTTTGTAGTCGTTTTGGAGAAAAAAGATAAGCGCCTAGCCCAGGTTGTCATGGAAAACACTGATTTTCCTGAGCTTAGTTTACCTGCGGATCTGAATCGGGTTGAAGGATTGGCAGGAGAGAAAGATTTTGCTAGATATGAGGAAAATCTTTTGAAGGCTGAAAAGAGTATGGGAGTAGTGGCTGAATTAATTGCTCAAAATCAGCTAGATATGAAGGTGGTTGATATTGTCTTTCCATTAAATAACTCTTATGTGCTAATCAGTTTTGTAGCTGAAAAACGGGTAGATTTTCGTCAGTTGCTCAAAGATCTGGCTTCTTACTTTAAGACACGTATTGAGTTGCGTCAAATTTCAAGTCGTGAGGAATCAAAAATCTATGGTGGCTTAGGACCTTGTGGCCGAGCACTTTGTTGTTCTAGTTTTTTGGGTGAATTCCCACCAGTATCGATTAAGATGGCTAAAAATCAGAGTTTATCTTTGAATTCTGGTAAGATGAATGGGGTCTGTGGTCGACTTATGTGTTGTCTCAGTTATGAAGATGACTTTTACCGAGATAGCAAGGCGAGTTATCCTGACTTGGGTGATGAAATTGAAACCAAGGATGGCACGGGTCAGGTCGTTGCCATTGATGTGATTGCAGGGACCATTAAGGTTTTATTTGAAAAAGGGCGTGCGCCCCTAACTTATGGAGTGGAGGAAGTTCAGCTAAATGGAAAAGCGTGA
- a CDS encoding DNA polymerase III subunit delta', with amino-acid sequence MKLAESQSKLFEEFSQIIRENRLSHAYLFSGDFGSLDMAIWLAQSRFCLTPENGLPCGHCRPCRLIAQGDFSDVKLVEPQGQIIKTDTIRQLTREFSQSSFEGQAQFFIIRDADKMHVNAANSLLKFIEEPQSQIYIFLLTADDSRMLPTIKSRAQLFYFPKNRAYLEELLQKEGLLLTQAKVLADFAKDDVQALDLAKDNKILDLINTVERFTQSLLSNQDLLYLDVAKLAVQCSEKSEQEMVWAFLTYQLGKDIQNPQARRWLDLVYEARKMWLANVSFQNAMEYMVLS; translated from the coding sequence ATGAAGTTAGCTGAAAGTCAAAGCAAACTATTTGAAGAGTTTTCACAAATTATCAGAGAAAATCGTTTGAGTCATGCTTATTTGTTTTCGGGTGATTTTGGAAGTCTCGACATGGCTATTTGGCTAGCACAGAGTCGGTTTTGTCTGACTCCTGAGAATGGTCTACCTTGTGGTCACTGTCGTCCCTGTCGTTTGATTGCACAGGGGGACTTTTCTGATGTTAAATTAGTAGAGCCACAAGGACAGATTATTAAGACGGACACGATTCGTCAGTTGACTAGAGAGTTTAGTCAATCGAGTTTTGAGGGGCAGGCTCAGTTTTTTATCATTCGGGATGCAGATAAGATGCACGTCAATGCTGCTAATAGTCTATTAAAGTTTATTGAAGAACCTCAAAGTCAGATTTATATTTTTCTTTTGACAGCTGATGATAGTCGTATGTTACCGACGATTAAAAGCCGGGCTCAACTCTTTTATTTTCCAAAGAATCGGGCTTATCTGGAAGAGTTGTTGCAGAAGGAAGGTTTGTTGCTGACACAAGCCAAAGTGTTGGCTGACTTTGCTAAAGATGATGTTCAGGCTTTAGACTTAGCTAAAGATAATAAGATTCTTGATCTGATTAATACAGTAGAGCGTTTCACACAGTCCCTGCTATCTAATCAGGACCTGCTTTATTTGGACGTTGCAAAACTGGCTGTCCAGTGTAGTGAAAAGTCGGAACAAGAGATGGTCTGGGCTTTTTTAACTTATCAATTGGGGAAGGATATACAAAATCCACAAGCAAGACGATGGCTAGACTTAGTTTATGAGGCACGAAAAATGTGGCTAGCTAATGTTAGCTTTCAAAATGCGATGGAGTATATGGTATTATCATGA
- the tmk gene encoding dTMP kinase has product MSKGLLISIEGPDGAGKTTVLEALLPRLREAYPAKVVTTREPGGVAIAEQIREVILDVDNTAMDAKTELLLYIAARRQHLVEKVLPELEKGNMVIMDRFIDSSVAYQGTGRGLNQNEIAWLNAYATDGYKPDVTLLFDVDSETGLDRIAASGEREVNRLDLEKLDLHQRVRQGYLDLAQAEPERIKLIDASQDFEDVVEQAWNVIKDYL; this is encoded by the coding sequence ATGTCAAAAGGGTTATTAATCTCAATCGAAGGGCCAGATGGTGCTGGAAAGACAACAGTTTTGGAGGCACTTTTACCTCGTCTTAGAGAAGCCTATCCAGCCAAAGTCGTGACGACACGTGAACCAGGAGGAGTAGCTATTGCAGAGCAAATCCGTGAGGTTATTCTGGATGTAGATAATACGGCTATGGATGCTAAGACAGAGCTCTTGCTCTATATTGCTGCTCGCCGTCAACATCTGGTTGAGAAGGTTTTGCCAGAGCTTGAAAAGGGCAATATGGTCATCATGGATCGCTTTATTGATTCATCAGTTGCCTATCAAGGTACTGGTCGTGGCTTGAATCAGAATGAGATTGCCTGGTTAAATGCCTATGCGACTGATGGGTATAAACCTGATGTGACCCTATTGTTTGATGTGGATTCTGAGACTGGTTTGGACCGCATTGCAGCTAGCGGCGAACGTGAAGTCAATCGGTTGGATTTAGAGAAACTTGACCTACATCAGCGTGTACGTCAAGGTTATTTGGATTTGGCACAGGCTGAACCAGAACGTATCAAGCTAATTGATGCCTCACAGGATTTTGAGGATGTTGTAGAGCAAGCTTGGAATGTAATTAAAGACTATTTATAA
- the tkt gene encoding transketolase — MTFDAIDQMAVSTIRSLSIEAIQAANSGHPGLPMGAAPMAYVLWNHVMNVNPKTSRNWTNRDRFVLSAGHGSALLYSLLHLSGYDVSMDDLKNFRQWGSKTPGHPEVDHTDGVEATSGPLGQGIANAVGMAMAEAHLAAKFNKPGFDIVDHYTYALHGDGCLMEGVSQEAASLAGHLKLGKLVLLYDSNDISLDGPTSMAFTEDVKAKFEAYGWQHILVKDGNDLEAIAKAIEEAKAETDKPSIIEVKTIIGYGAEGQGTSAVHGAPIGQDGIDHAKGVYGYDAPAFTVPDEVARRFEAGIKFRGEAAENAWQTKFAEYEAAYPELAAEYKVAFANEPVHVDLNAHELGSAVASRVSSQQAIQQISEQVPSFWGGSADLSASNNTMVKAESDFQPDNYAGRNIWFGVREFAMAAAMNGIALHGGTRVYGGTFFVFSNYLLPAVRMAALQNLPVTYVMTHDSVAVGEDGPTHEPIEQLASVRSMPNLNVIRPADGNETNAAWKRALAETERPTMLVLTRQNLPVLDGTAENAEAGVNKGAYIISEAKGDLDGIIIATGSEVKLALDTQAALEAEGVHVRVVSMPSQNLFDEQDAAYKEEVLPAAVTKRLAIEAGTSFGWGKYVGLAGKTLTIDTWGASAPGDRIFKEYGFTVENASQLYKSL, encoded by the coding sequence ATGACTTTTGATGCAATTGACCAAATGGCGGTCAGCACTATTCGTTCGCTTTCGATCGAGGCAATTCAAGCCGCGAATTCTGGACACCCAGGTCTTCCTATGGGTGCAGCGCCAATGGCTTATGTACTTTGGAACCATGTGATGAATGTTAATCCAAAGACTAGCCGTAACTGGACAAACCGTGACCGTTTTGTTCTTTCTGCAGGTCATGGTTCTGCTTTGCTTTATAGTCTCTTGCACCTTTCAGGCTATGATGTATCAATGGATGATTTGAAGAACTTCCGTCAATGGGGTTCTAAGACTCCGGGTCACCCTGAAGTTGATCATACTGATGGTGTTGAAGCAACATCAGGTCCTCTTGGTCAAGGGATTGCTAATGCAGTAGGTATGGCAATGGCTGAAGCACATTTGGCTGCTAAATTTAACAAACCTGGTTTTGATATTGTTGACCATTATACTTATGCTCTCCATGGCGATGGTTGTTTGATGGAAGGTGTTTCTCAAGAAGCTGCTAGTCTTGCTGGTCACCTTAAACTTGGTAAGTTGGTACTTCTTTACGATTCAAATGATATCTCACTTGATGGACCGACTTCAATGGCTTTCACTGAAGATGTTAAGGCTAAGTTTGAGGCTTATGGTTGGCAACACATTCTTGTCAAAGATGGTAATGATTTGGAAGCTATCGCTAAAGCAATCGAAGAAGCTAAAGCTGAGACAGATAAACCATCTATCATCGAAGTTAAGACAATCATTGGTTACGGAGCTGAAGGACAAGGAACATCGGCTGTCCACGGTGCTCCAATTGGTCAAGACGGTATTGATCACGCAAAAGGTGTTTACGGTTACGATGCACCAGCATTTACAGTTCCAGATGAAGTCGCTCGTCGTTTCGAAGCTGGTATTAAATTCCGTGGTGAAGCTGCTGAAAATGCTTGGCAAACTAAATTTGCAGAATATGAAGCTGCTTATCCAGAATTGGCTGCTGAATACAAGGTTGCCTTTGCGAATGAACCTGTACACGTTGACTTGAATGCTCATGAATTGGGTTCAGCAGTAGCTAGCCGTGTGTCAAGCCAACAAGCTATCCAACAGATTTCTGAACAAGTTCCTTCATTCTGGGGAGGTTCTGCAGACCTTTCAGCTTCTAACAATACTATGGTTAAGGCTGAGTCTGATTTCCAACCAGACAACTATGCTGGACGTAATATTTGGTTCGGTGTACGTGAGTTTGCTATGGCTGCAGCGATGAATGGTATTGCTCTTCATGGTGGTACTCGCGTTTATGGTGGTACTTTCTTCGTCTTCTCAAACTACTTGCTTCCAGCAGTACGTATGGCAGCTCTTCAAAACTTGCCAGTAACTTATGTTATGACACACGACTCAGTAGCAGTTGGTGAAGATGGACCTACTCACGAACCAATCGAACAATTGGCAAGTGTGCGTTCAATGCCTAACCTTAACGTTATCCGTCCTGCAGATGGTAATGAAACTAATGCTGCGTGGAAACGTGCCTTGGCTGAGACTGAACGTCCAACAATGCTAGTTTTGACACGTCAAAACTTGCCAGTCCTTGATGGTACAGCTGAAAATGCCGAAGCTGGTGTCAATAAAGGGGCTTACATCATCTCAGAAGCTAAAGGTGATCTTGATGGTATCATCATTGCGACAGGTTCTGAAGTGAAATTGGCTCTTGATACTCAAGCGGCTCTTGAAGCTGAAGGAGTGCATGTCCGTGTTGTTTCAATGCCATCACAAAATCTCTTTGATGAACAAGATGCTGCATATAAAGAAGAAGTTCTTCCAGCAGCTGTGACAAAACGTTTGGCTATCGAAGCTGGAACTAGCTTTGGTTGGGGCAAATATGTTGGTCTTGCAGGTAAAACACTTACTATTGATACTTGGGGTGCCTCAGCACCTGGTGACCGTATCTTTAAAGAATATGGATTCACTGTTGAAAATGCAAGTCAACTTTACAAATCATTGTAA